The DNA sequence gtaagttaaactaatatcatctgcccacacatgatccatatccctccatttcccttaGATCCATGTGCTTCTCAAagacactatcatatctgcaaaTATTTCACTGCAGACTCCTAGGTGTCTTCTTCCAATCCTCATTCAGATGGACTCTATCCTCACACAGCATCAATAATGATTAATTCAATGAGTTTTAATTGAATTTCTTCCTTCTCCAAGTCCCAGCCACCATTCTGGAGCTGTTTTTTGGGAGCGACAATGTAACTGGAGAAAAGACCCTTGTGTGCAGGGCTGAAGGGAAGCCCCCTGCAAACATCACGTGGATCGTCCCATGGAACAGCACACTGAACAGTAGTGAGATGAGGGTCACACATGATCCAGAGAAACTACTGACTGTGGGAGAGCTGCTTCACCCCAGGATGCCAGGGAATTACACGTGTGTGGCTGTGAATGAACACCAGAGAGACATGCGTGAGATCCACCTATTCGAGGATGGACTAAGAGCGTTGGCCATTCGGGCTGCCATTTATGCTGTCTATTTTCTTATGATTGGCTTCACTTTCTGCTGGTTGAAGAGAGGTGAACGTCACCATCTGAGCTCCAATGCCGGTGTCAACAGGAGCGATGCTGCGCCCCCCAGTGGCAGTGTCAGATTC is a window from the Rhinoraja longicauda isolate Sanriku21f chromosome 3, sRhiLon1.1, whole genome shotgun sequence genome containing:
- the LOC144611616 gene encoding sialic acid-binding Ig-like lectin 15, with translation MVIGKRSDSATLPCSFSPLNKNPSPITIRWMKGSPREESTVFNHSVNPPYNVPIKGGGRYELVGKLDQGDASIRVKELRLNDSSDYFCHVWVRNSTQEMVTQDETKLEVVVPATILELFFGSDNVTGEKTLVCRAEGKPPANITWIVPWNSTLNSSEMRVTHDPEKLLTVGELLHPRMPGNYTCVAVNEHQRDMREIHLFEDGLRALAIRAAIYAVYFLMIGFTFCWLKRGERHHLSSNAGVNRSDAAPPSGSVRFR